In the Pseudonocardia cypriaca genome, one interval contains:
- a CDS encoding TetR/AcrR family transcriptional regulator translates to MAREKPAARAHTGRRRNEAARLAILRSVARAVEEGATLDQLTIDRIAAGAGVGRQTIYRWWPSKGAVLAEAMADSAQRLAPRPDSGSLRDDLRLFLAATFDVAGREPVVGLLRSVAAEAQRDPATAAALAEFAGARRAELVAILDAARNRGEVHRDADAELLAEQAFGLLWYRIAVSGEPVDPALAQRLAAGLLAQVGGREAAT, encoded by the coding sequence GTGGCACGCGAGAAGCCCGCAGCTCGGGCCCACACGGGTCGGCGTCGCAACGAGGCCGCCCGGCTGGCGATCCTGCGTTCGGTCGCCCGCGCGGTCGAGGAGGGCGCCACCCTCGACCAGCTGACGATCGACCGGATCGCCGCAGGCGCGGGTGTCGGGCGGCAGACGATCTACCGGTGGTGGCCGTCGAAGGGTGCGGTGCTGGCGGAGGCGATGGCGGACAGCGCCCAGCGGCTCGCTCCGCGGCCCGACTCCGGCTCGCTCCGCGACGACCTGCGGCTCTTCCTCGCGGCCACGTTCGACGTCGCGGGCCGGGAGCCGGTGGTCGGCCTGCTGCGGTCGGTCGCGGCTGAGGCCCAGCGCGATCCGGCGACAGCGGCCGCACTGGCCGAGTTCGCGGGTGCGCGGCGTGCCGAGCTGGTCGCCATCCTGGACGCAGCCCGCAACCGCGGCGAGGTGCACCGCGACGCCGACGCGGAGCTGCTGGCCGAGCAGGCGTTCGGCCTGCTGTGGTATCGGATCGCGGTGAGCGGGGAGCCGGTCGACCCGGCGCTGGCGCAGCGCCTCGCCGCGGGGCTGCTGGCGCAGGTCGGTGGACGGGAGGCGGCTACTTGA
- a CDS encoding MarR family winged helix-turn-helix transcriptional regulator, which produces MHDTRRTANLLGATALAVTDLALGGATAAAGVSGSGAAALVVLCADPGISVTELGRRVGLTQSAAARMVDALAARGLVERRPTLGKWVAVHPTAAGRAASADLLDARGQRLTTLVAALSPADQEALTSVLERLLRALYGEVGSSELVCRLCDRPCCTEAGAICPVGQAERDAADG; this is translated from the coding sequence ATGCATGACACGAGGAGGACGGCGAACCTGCTCGGGGCGACCGCGCTGGCCGTCACCGACCTCGCGCTGGGTGGAGCCACCGCGGCGGCCGGGGTGAGCGGAAGCGGGGCGGCCGCGCTGGTCGTACTGTGCGCCGACCCCGGGATCAGCGTCACCGAGCTGGGCAGGCGGGTCGGGCTGACGCAGTCGGCCGCGGCGCGGATGGTCGACGCGCTCGCCGCGCGTGGGCTCGTCGAGCGGCGGCCGACGCTGGGGAAGTGGGTGGCGGTGCACCCGACGGCCGCGGGCCGGGCGGCGTCGGCGGACCTGCTGGACGCGCGCGGTCAGCGGCTCACCACCCTGGTCGCCGCGCTCTCGCCTGCCGACCAGGAGGCGCTCACGAGCGTGCTGGAGCGGTTGCTGCGGGCGCTCTACGGAGAGGTCGGCAGCTCGGAGCTGGTCTGCCGGCTGTGCGACCGGCCCTGCTGCACCGAGGCGGGTGCGATCTGCCCGGTGGGGCAGGCCGAGCGGGACGCGGCGGATGGGTGA
- a CDS encoding ATP-dependent DNA ligase, giving the protein MKLPVMPPVAPMLAKPIGDIPAGQSYEPKWDGFRSIIFRDGDEVEIGSRNERPMTRYFPEVVEAILANFPDRAVVDGEIVVADTARNTLDFDALQQRIHPAASRVNLLAEQTPASFIAFDLLALGDEDLTERPFAERRALLEEAFADAAPPIHLTPVTRDLDTAREWFQQFEGAGLDGLIAKKLDLPYQPDKRVMSKIKHERTADCVVAGYRVHKSGPDALGSLLLGLYDDRGVLNSIGVVGAFPMATRRQLLTELQPLVTTFDEHPWNWAAYEQGERTPRKNETSRWNAGKDLSFVPLRPERVVEVRYDYMEGDRFRHTAQFVRWRTDRAPESCTYEQLERPIKFDLADVLDVK; this is encoded by the coding sequence GTGAAGCTCCCGGTCATGCCGCCAGTCGCGCCGATGCTCGCCAAGCCGATCGGCGACATCCCCGCTGGTCAGAGCTACGAACCCAAGTGGGACGGGTTCCGTTCGATCATCTTCCGCGACGGCGACGAGGTGGAGATCGGCAGCCGCAACGAGCGGCCGATGACCCGCTACTTCCCCGAGGTCGTCGAAGCCATCCTGGCGAACTTCCCCGATCGGGCGGTCGTCGACGGGGAGATCGTGGTGGCCGACACCGCCCGCAACACCCTCGACTTCGACGCGCTGCAGCAGCGCATCCACCCCGCCGCGAGCCGCGTGAACCTCCTGGCCGAGCAGACGCCGGCGAGCTTCATCGCCTTCGACCTGCTGGCGCTGGGCGACGAGGACCTCACCGAGCGACCCTTCGCCGAACGGCGCGCCCTGCTGGAGGAGGCGTTCGCCGACGCGGCGCCACCGATCCACCTCACGCCGGTCACCCGCGACCTCGACACCGCTCGCGAGTGGTTCCAGCAGTTCGAGGGCGCAGGGCTCGACGGGCTCATCGCGAAGAAGCTCGACCTGCCCTACCAGCCGGACAAGCGCGTGATGAGCAAGATCAAGCACGAGCGCACGGCCGACTGCGTGGTGGCCGGCTACCGGGTGCACAAGTCCGGCCCGGACGCGCTCGGCTCGCTGCTGCTCGGCCTCTACGACGACCGCGGAGTGCTCAACTCGATCGGCGTGGTCGGGGCGTTCCCGATGGCCACCCGCCGGCAGCTGCTCACCGAGCTGCAGCCGCTCGTCACCACGTTCGACGAGCACCCGTGGAACTGGGCAGCCTACGAGCAGGGCGAGCGCACCCCGCGCAAGAACGAGACCAGCCGCTGGAACGCGGGCAAGGACCTGTCGTTCGTGCCGCTGCGGCCCGAGCGCGTGGTCGAGGTCCGCTACGACTACATGGAGGGCGACCGGTTCCGCCACACCGCCCAGTTCGTGCGCTGGCGCACGGACCGCGCCCCGGAGTCGTGCACGTACGAGCAGCTGGAGCGGCCGATCAAGTTCGACCTCGCCGACGTCCTGGACGTCAAGTAG
- the rlmN gene encoding 23S rRNA (adenine(2503)-C(2))-methyltransferase RlmN translates to MTALPLVFDAPRRALPPRHLADLDPADRRAVVGELGLPGFRADQVARHYFGRLTADVDAMTDLPAAARDTLRELLPPLVTPVLEQACDDGTTRKTLWKGHDGTRAESVLMGYPDRATVCVSSQAGCGMACPFCATGQGGLQRNLSTGEIVEQVRQAAAAARDGALGTPTRLSNVVFMGMGEPLANYKRVVAAVRRITAPSPDGLGISARGVTVSTVGLVPAIDKLVAEGLPVTLAVSLHTPDDELRDTLVPVNNRWKVAEVLDAARRYAQATGRRVSIEYALIRDVNDHAWRADLLGKLLRQHIGQSRVHVNLIPLNPTPGSKWDASPRRVQDEFVARVQAAGIACTVRDTRGREIAAACGQLAASEA, encoded by the coding sequence ATGACTGCCCTTCCCCTCGTTTTCGACGCGCCTCGACGCGCCCTGCCGCCGCGGCACCTCGCCGACCTCGACCCGGCCGACCGCCGGGCCGTGGTCGGTGAGCTCGGCCTCCCCGGCTTCCGCGCCGACCAGGTCGCCCGCCACTACTTCGGTCGGCTCACCGCCGACGTCGACGCGATGACCGACCTGCCGGCGGCCGCCCGCGACACCCTGCGCGAGCTGCTGCCGCCGCTGGTCACGCCCGTTCTCGAGCAGGCCTGCGACGACGGCACCACCCGCAAGACGCTCTGGAAGGGCCACGACGGCACGCGCGCCGAGTCTGTGCTGATGGGCTACCCGGACCGCGCGACCGTGTGCGTGTCGAGCCAGGCCGGCTGCGGGATGGCGTGCCCGTTCTGCGCCACGGGCCAGGGTGGTCTGCAGCGCAACCTCTCCACCGGGGAGATCGTCGAGCAGGTGCGGCAGGCCGCCGCCGCGGCCCGCGACGGCGCGCTGGGCACCCCGACGCGACTGTCCAACGTCGTGTTCATGGGGATGGGTGAGCCGCTCGCCAACTACAAGCGAGTGGTCGCGGCCGTCCGGCGGATCACGGCGCCGTCGCCGGACGGGCTCGGGATCTCCGCCCGCGGCGTCACCGTCTCCACGGTGGGGCTGGTCCCGGCGATCGACAAGCTGGTCGCCGAGGGGCTTCCGGTCACCCTCGCCGTGTCGCTGCACACGCCCGACGACGAGCTCCGCGACACGCTCGTGCCGGTCAACAACCGCTGGAAGGTCGCCGAGGTGCTCGACGCCGCCCGGCGCTACGCGCAGGCCACGGGGCGGCGGGTGTCGATCGAGTACGCGCTGATCCGCGACGTCAACGACCACGCGTGGCGCGCCGACCTGCTCGGGAAGCTGCTGCGCCAGCACATCGGCCAGTCGCGCGTGCACGTCAACCTGATCCCGCTCAACCCCACGCCCGGCAGCAAGTGGGACGCCTCGCCGCGCCGGGTGCAGGACGAGTTCGTCGCCCGCGTGCAGGCGGCAGGCATCGCGTGCACCGTGCGGGACACGCGGGGGCGGGAGATCGCGGCCGCCTGCGGGCAGCTGGCGGCGTCGGAGGCCTGA